The window ATGATCTTTACCTGCAGCGGGGTAACAAACTGCTTTCCTCTTTTGGCCGTTGCGGTCGGGATTTTTATGCGCAGCTTTTCCAGTTTTCCTTCGATATTACCGATAAATTTTCCGAGCCAGGGGAAAATGCCCTTTTAGAGATCGTTCAGTCGGACATCCTGAATCTGCGTGAACGCGGCGTTGACGCCCCCGCAGTTATGCTGTCTTCGTGCGACAAATCAATCCAAATCCATTCCTGCCATAGTCCTCTGCGGGAAGTAGAGGTGCTTTACGATCAGCTCCTGGAAATGTTTTCCCGGGAACCGGGGCTTTTGCCGAAGGATGTCGTTGTCATGTCGCCCCGGATAGAAGCATACGGGTCGTTTATCGAGGTAGTTTTTGGAGGCAGGGAGATTCCCTTCAGTATTGCTGATCGGGGGCTGACCAGGGGAAATTCCTTTGTTCAGGCGCTGCTTGCCGTTCTGGAGCTTCTGAAAGGCCGCTTCGTGCTTGCCGATGTTATGGCGCTGCTCGATTTTCCTCCCGTAAGAAGACGCTTTGGAGCGGGAGAGCAAGAGGTGGAGCTGATGCGCCGCTGGGCAGTGGAATCGGGAATTCGTTGGGGGACGGACGCCCTCGATCGTAAAATGTCCGGCCTGCCTGCTACCGGTGAAAATACCTGGCAAATGGGGATGGAGCGTCTGCTGTTAGGGTATGCATTGCCCGGCGCTGCGGGCATGTTTGCCGGAATTGTGCCGTATGGAGACATCGAAGGCAGCGACGGGGAAGTCCTGGGACGATTTATTTCCTTCGTTGAAACGATAATTTCGCTTCGCAAGACCCTTATGGCGCCCCGTTCCCTGAAAGCGTGGTCGCTTTCGTTCTTGTCAATGATCGACTCCCTTTTTGCATCATCCGGCGGCCAGAACGACGAAGAAGACCTTCACCTTTTGCGCAAACAAGTCGAAGAGACAGGGGCCATCGAAAACAGGGCCATGTTCACTGGAAATGTTGAATTTTTAACGGCAAAAGCTCTTCTTCGGAATTATCTCCAGAAAACCATTCATCCTTACGGATATCTGCGGGGCGGGGTTACATTCTGCTCGCTGCTGCCGATGCGGAGTATTCCTTTTCGGATTGTCTGCCTGCTCGGAATGAACAGCGGCGATTTTCCTCGGCGCTCTGCCGCCGTTGATTTCGATCTGATGGCCAGAAAACCGCGGCCCGGGGACCCCTCGCAAAGGGACGAGGATCGCTACCTGTTTTTGGAGGCGCTGCTGTCCGCCCGTAAAACATTTTACATAAGTTATACCGGACTCAGCAGCGAAGACAACAGCATCATTCCCCCGTCCGGTGTGGTAGCGGAGCTGCTTGACTGTCTGGAGGAGGGATTCAGCGCCGAGGCGGGGACACTGCAGGAACAACTGTTCACATTGCACCATTTGCAGGCATTTCATCCCGAATATTTCTCTAATAGCTCAAAACTGTTCAGCTATTCCCGGGAAAATCTGGGAGCGGCCCGGGCGCTCATTATGGACATTAATCTTCGATTTATGGACATTAATCTTCGATTTCAGGAGCGCCGGTTAAAGGAACAGTTTTTTACCGACCCGCTTTCCGAACCGGAGGAGGGTTGGCGGGAAGTCGGCATTGCCAATTTGCAGTCATTTTTCAGCAATCCGTCGCGATATCTTTTGAAACAGAGGATTGGCCTTACCTTCGAAAACGGGTATGAAATAC is drawn from Syntrophobacterales bacterium and contains these coding sequences:
- the recC gene encoding exodeoxyribonuclease V subunit gamma, whose amino-acid sequence is MGGFNIYWGNRLETLADALADVMHTPLLNPCQSEIVVVQSKGMQHWVSLRLAEKNGVSANVRFPFPRAFLYESGVKLAGISIGDEYDPDILTWRIMEALPPCLSDPLYIEIRNYLADDPGGLRAYQFSSMLAMAYDRYLVYRPETIAAWEKGDGSTGEEQWQADMWRKIRAACRAEHIGGLRATIASKINQQTVRPLLPERIAIFGISNLPPLYLDIFKLLSRSIKINGFFLNPSREFWTDIRSEREMGMMVKRVRENTSWKTATSDDLYLQRGNKLLSSFGRCGRDFYAQLFQFSFDITDKFSEPGENALLEIVQSDILNLRERGVDAPAVMLSSCDKSIQIHSCHSPLREVEVLYDQLLEMFSREPGLLPKDVVVMSPRIEAYGSFIEVVFGGREIPFSIADRGLTRGNSFVQALLAVLELLKGRFVLADVMALLDFPPVRRRFGAGEQEVELMRRWAVESGIRWGTDALDRKMSGLPATGENTWQMGMERLLLGYALPGAAGMFAGIVPYGDIEGSDGEVLGRFISFVETIISLRKTLMAPRSLKAWSLSFLSMIDSLFASSGGQNDEEDLHLLRKQVEETGAIENRAMFTGNVEFLTAKALLRNYLQKTIHPYGYLRGGVTFCSLLPMRSIPFRIVCLLGMNSGDFPRRSAAVDFDLMARKPRPGDPSQRDEDRYLFLEALLSARKTFYISYTGLSSEDNSIIPPSGVVAELLDCLEEGFSAEAGTLQEQLFTLHHLQAFHPEYFSNSSKLFSYSRENLGAARALIMDINLRFMDINLRFQERRLKEQFFTDPLSEPEEGWREVGIANLQSFFSNPSRYLLKQRIGLTFENGYEILPEKELFRMGGLAGFQTAETMLEHALQGGDLQELYPVLTAAGNLPHGTIGFCEYESLAGEVNELVELLKTIPGWGKKAKIDFHKMMVDVDLGIAGLRVTGRLKYLTESGLLKYRFGKIRARDLLGGWIELLLISVAEEGFSLPALFFGREGGWVLARPENPAALLEELLGLYSAGLRRPLPFFPETSLGYAEAIFAGKSEEEALRRAMATWDDKKYAYGEINDPYCQRCFGDEPPFRDGAFQKTALMVFQPLLGSKKRVER